The genomic window TCGACACGCTCAACATCCGCCTGGCCACAGAGCACTATGCGCTCGCCGGCACCGTCAGCGACCGCACGCTCCGTGCGTATGGCGATTTGCTCGAGTTCATCCACCGCGAATACGCCGTCGGGTTCGCCAGTCTGCTCCAGGAGGACGCCGGCGCCAACAAGGCGCAGCCCGGCCGGCCGGCCAAGGCCAAGGTGGCCAAGACCAAGGCGGCCGGGAAGGCCAAACGCGCCGGCCGCGACCAGCCGAGCGCGCCGTCGGAGGCGGCCACCACCCAGCCGGCGGCCGATCCCAACGCGGGGGACGGCCGGTTCCGCGTGCTGGTGTTTGCCACGGAGAGCGACTACCAGGAGTTCGGGCGGGCGCACCTCGGCGGCGGCACGGCGTTCACCGGCGGCATGTTTCTGCCCGGCGCCGACGCGCTGCTGATTCTCGATCGCGGCAACCCGGACGACACGATGCAGACGCTCTTTCACGAGGCGTTCCACCAGTTCATGCACCGCTACGTGAAGAACCCGCCGATGTGGCTGAACGAGGGTTTGGCGACTTATTACGGCGACATGCGGGTGGAGCGTGGCCGGCTGGTGTTCCGGCCCGATGCGGACCGCTGGAAGCTGGTGCGCAAACTGATCGAGAAGGAGCAGGCGATTCCGCTGAGCGAGGTGGTTGCGGCGAGCCGGGCGGAATTCTACGACGACACGCCGATCAAGGTGCGCGGGTTCGAGAACGTGCGGCGCAAGAGCGCGTTTTATGCGGAGGCGTATACGCTAATTCACCTGCTGCTGGCGGATGCCACGGCCCGCCCGCGCTTGCAGGACTACATCCGGGCGCTGGCGCAGGACGACGGCAAGCACGTGCAGAAGATCACGGATGAATTCTTCGGCCCGGACGTGTGCGCCCACATGCAGGGCTTCTGGGTCAATCACGTCAACAGCCGTCCGGAGCAGAACTGACCGCTGTTCCACGCGCGCCCGGCAATCCGGCGGCTACTCGACCCGAGCCCCTGGCGCCAGCAGGGACCAGCCCAGCCCGCGCAGCGGGCGATTGTGAGTAGCCTCGGGCGCCAACCCGTGGAACGGGCGCCAGCCCGTGGGATGGGGGCGCATGCCGAGCATTACGATGGTCGTCTCTTTCTCCCAGCCCGCGCAGCGGGCGTCTGGGAGTAGCCTCGGGCGCAAGCCCGTGGAAAGGGCACGCCCGACCGTTTGCTCTCCCTCCTGGGAGTCCCCGCAGGGGACGATTGTGGCGTCAATCCAACAAATGAGCCCGATCGTATGGTACACCATTGCGGTCCAGAAACGCCCGCAACTCCTCGTCAAAGGACACTCGTCGATGATGCTCCGCCTGCCCCGCGATGTACTCCCGAACGGCGTTGACGGCGGATTGACTCACGCTGAATGCCGCATAGCCCGCCTGCCACGCGAACGCATGCCGCGTCGCAAACGTCTGATGCACCCAGCCGCTGGACAGGCTCTTCCATTTCCGCAGCGCATCGGCCGGCGCGACGTTGCCGCGGAGCGACAGCAGAGCGTGCACGTGATCTTCGGTCCCGCCGATCTCCAGGGCTCGGCCGAATTCGTGCCTGGCCACGCCGGCCATGTATTCGTAGAGGCGCCGTTGGAGTTCGGCGTTGATCAGGCGGGCGCGGGCCTTTGTGCTGAAGACGACGTGGACGAGGAGATTTGTGTAGGTGTGCCCCATCTGGTACCCCTCAATCGCCCCCTGCGGGGGCTCAATGGATGGGGAGGATATCGTGGGAAGGGGGCACGATCCACTCCACGGGCTCGTGCCCGAGGCTACTCACAACCGCCCGCTGCGCGGGCTACTTGTCGCCCGGCTTCGGCTCCCCGCCGCTGGACGCTTCCTGAACGCGCTTCGCGTGCCGATACTGCTCGACAATGCTGCGAGCATCGGCTGTGTGCCCGCATTCCGGACAGCGGACCCGGCCCATGACCACCCGCAAGCCGCGCAGCGCATACCCACACTGTTCGCAGTGCGGCGACGCGATTTCCATCCAGCGTAGAAACTGACGCCGCTTCGGATAGTACAACACATTCGGTATCAGTATGCCCACCAGGAATCCGAAGACTAGTGAGGCCCCCATCCGGTTGTCACTTCCGAGCAGGAGCACCGGGCACGCCACGTCCGCCAGCGGTGCCGCGCGCCACATGATGATCGCCCCACCGACGGCGGCCGCGCCGAGGCACAGGAACATCAGCGCAGCCCCGAGCACCCCGTACGAATATCTGCTGAAGCCCACGCGAAAGCCAAACAATTCGTTGAAGCAAGCGTTCCACAGCGCCCAGTGCGGGACGATCAGCGCCAACCCCAAGGCGATCAGCAGTACTTCCCGTGCGATCGCGGTCATCGCCGCCTCCTGGTCTGAGCTGCCTGGGCGCTGTGCCGCGATGGCAGTGGGCGTCGACCACCGCAGTGGCAACCCGCAATCACCGGCCCGCCGGCGCTACCGCCACGCCACGCCCGGGAGTTCCGACCGCGCAACTCCCTCGGTGCCGCAGCTTGGAACGCAGCTCGGCTCGCGCGAATACGCGTCGCCATTCTCGCGTGAACCCCGCCCGACCACAATGCGCTCGACGGCGTCCGAGGCTGCAGGGCCGGCCAGGTCGAGCATCGCCGGCGCATCTCGTTGAAGCAGGAGCTGCGCATGTTCCCCGATCGTAATGGCGTGTATTATGATCCGGCCTATTTGTTGGATTGACGCTTCAATCGTCCCCGGCGGGGACTCCCTGGAGGGGGAATGAAATGGTCGGGCGTGCCTCTTTCCACGGGCTCGCGCCCGAGGCTACTCACAACCGCCCGCTGCGCGGGCTATTCGCCGCGCGCTGCCGCGCAGGAATCCTACCCTCATGGCCATTTGTTCCCTGCTGCCTGTTCCCCGTTCCCTGTTCCCCGTTCCCTGTTCCCTCGCCTCCCTACGGCAGGTGTGTCCCAAACAGCCGCACCGACAAGGCGTCCAGCCGCGCGCGACGCCCAGCGTCACGATCGACGGCCGCCGCCTGGATCGCATACGCCAGATTCGCCGGCGACAGCAGCACGACCGCCGCCTGCGACAAGCCCGCCTGCGCCGCGATTGCCCGCACGTCCGCCAGTTCCGCCACGCTCAGCCCCAGCACCCGCGCGATCTCGC from Phycisphaerae bacterium includes these protein-coding regions:
- a CDS encoding DUF1570 domain-containing protein, producing the protein MSSRARSLICRIALATVLACGLADAARAQDLSKKLDTLNIRLATEHYALAGTVSDRTLRAYGDLLEFIHREYAVGFASLLQEDAGANKAQPGRPAKAKVAKTKAAGKAKRAGRDQPSAPSEAATTQPAADPNAGDGRFRVLVFATESDYQEFGRAHLGGGTAFTGGMFLPGADALLILDRGNPDDTMQTLFHEAFHQFMHRYVKNPPMWLNEGLATYYGDMRVERGRLVFRPDADRWKLVRKLIEKEQAIPLSEVVAASRAEFYDDTPIKVRGFENVRRKSAFYAEAYTLIHLLLADATARPRLQDYIRALAQDDGKHVQKITDEFFGPDVCAHMQGFWVNHVNSRPEQN
- the tnpA gene encoding IS200/IS605 family transposase, with amino-acid sequence MGHTYTNLLVHVVFSTKARARLINAELQRRLYEYMAGVARHEFGRALEIGGTEDHVHALLSLRGNVAPADALRKWKSLSSGWVHQTFATRHAFAWQAGYAAFSVSQSAVNAVREYIAGQAEHHRRVSFDEELRAFLDRNGVPYDRAHLLD